The Drosophila sulfurigaster albostrigata strain 15112-1811.04 chromosome 3, ASM2355843v2, whole genome shotgun sequence genomic sequence AGCGACCTAGTTTGGTCAAACCCAAATCAATGTGGTCGCTGTGGCGCCATTTTGCACTAACCGAACGAACGAACCTTGTGTGCAGCCTGTTGGCCACCTTCTGCCTCCTGCCTCCTGCCTCCTGCCTCCCGTTTcttttaattatgattttttctattttttgttgaactattttctctttatggtttcgttttttttgtgtaaatgCTGACTTAGTCACCTGGTCGAGCGTTATTAATTGAGCTTTTGATGCATAGCTGCTGCCAATTGTCTtcccctcgctctctctcgatTTCTCCCGCTCCAACTCAATCCCTGTCCAGCtgtgcctctgcctctgcctctgtctgaCTGTGCACTTAAAAGGCTACGTAATTGTTTTCGCCAAatggaaattttaattaaatttcaatgtgATTTCGAACTCGTCATATTGACTTTAAATATTGCATCATCCGGACATTGTCTCGACTCAGTCTCAGtatctaaatttatttatttttgtaataaatttattgttttgcgctggcataaaaattaaaaatttaataatgacAGCAGCAAGCAATAAAATTGCCCATTAAGCATACGCCGCTTTGGCATTTATTGTATCCACGACAACTGGAGAGGCATCAACATCAttatcgtcatcatcatcttcatctttaTCGATAGCTCAATGAGtgactgcaaaataaaaaaagaaagaaagaaaaatctCATGTAGACATTGCTCCCTGCTCTGAATATCTATGGGAAATAACAAGCACGAGTATAATAGATACATAACTGCATCGCAGTAGATAGATGGATGGAtagattgagattgagattgGATAGATAGAAGCAGTTGTCTGATgcagtttgtttatttatgactTAAGCTTGATTTCTAATCTTTGTTCTAGCAAACCCGGTTCGCACACATAACACTTTGGGGCGGCAGAGAACGGCATGGTGAAAATGGAGTCCACTGAAGAACAGGATAGAAAGCTTGTTTTGGagttttgccatttgctaGAGAAATCCAAACAGCTGTTCAACGGACTCAGGTAAGTTGAAAGATGAAATATtcaccaaaaaatactaatgtATTCCATATTCAAATTCTATAGAGATCTGCCGCAGTATGGCCATCGACAGTGGCAAGCGTACTTTGGACGCACCTTTGATGTCTACACGAAACTGTGGAAAttccagcagcaacatcgcaTGGTGCTCGACTCAAAGTATGGACTGAAACGCTGGCAAATTGGCGAGATAGCCAGCAAAATCGGACAGCTTTATTATCACTATTAGTGAGTAGTTCATTTATCTCctcatttgaatttattaaaatgtatttctcaTATTATTTGAACAGTTTAAGAACCAGCGAAACAAACTACCTGAATGAGGCGTATCAGTTTTATGCGGCAATCAGAGGACGTGCGTATTATTCGCGTGCCGCCAAAGAGGATCGACCCGATTTGATGGTGAAGAAGCTGCGCTATTATGCACGCTTTATTGTCGTCTGTCTGCTGCTCAAGAAGATGAAGCTGGTGCGGGAGCTGGTCACCGAATTGGAAAAGCAAATACAGGAGTACACAAACACGTAAAAGGCCAACCAAATAACAATTGCTGATCAAGGTTTTTTTTCACACTTTCTCTTTTCGGTATTCACACATATCATTGCAGTTACGAGCCCGAGGATCATTTGGAATGGTCTCTGGTGCTGGAGGAGATTAAGGGGTTCATTAAGGCAGAGGCAGCGGTAGCCGTGCTGCATGCCGATTCCAATCCAATCATATTATCACACAGGTGAGTCGTTGGCACAATCCATTCAACCATCCCGCGTACACTTTGCCCGTGCTTTCGTCGGCGGAGTAGGAGTATGGAGAGCTTGTGGGGAGGTTGTTTGGTTATGGGAGGGTtcgcgctctctctgtctctctctctttatatttcttattttcgtTCGAGCGTAGGTATACAAGTTTTGCTTCTGTTCTGTTGCTatcaattatttgatttattgtgcTTATCACAGAAgacttgaaaaaaaaaacaacaaagaaacacTCACCGTTGTCATTCGTCATGCACTTTTCCATGTTTTCCCTccacccacactcacacacacacacaaacacaacacaatgaAATGCAAGCGGTGTATAACGAGATAATAATTCGATCAATTTGCATAGCAATTTTTTTGGGactcctaaaagtatgctatgcaAATTGGAATTGCAATTTATGACAGTTGTAGTTCGAAGTTAAAACTGTTATACGCAGGTGTATTTCATTGCTACAACACaacttacatacacacacacacaacgttATCATTTCATATGTTCTCCCCCatataaacatacacacacaaacacatacatcaacacacacacacatacacccttCCCCCCATATCACCTCATTAGTGCGCCACATTCTCAATTCTTCTGTGAAAGCACGGGCCCCCGCAATTTGCTTGTGGACCAGCACATCTACAACGACTTATGGGCAGTGGTTCCGGTTCTAGGTTATCACCGCTAACGACGCCGCCGTGCGAGCGTTCCCCGCACATGACCCTCAGCCTCCAGGAGATACTCATTGTGGGCTCAGCCTGCGAGCAGGCCAAATTCTCCGAGCTCACCATGGATATGTTTAGGTAAGCAAGCGATCAAGCAATTCGAAATATAATGTATTAAGCGAACTTTTCTTTAGGATGCTGCAAACATTGGAGCGTGAGCCAACGGAGTCGGCCACGAATCCACTGAGCATGTCGCATGGGCTGCATGGACACGACGCCAGTCCGGCGGCTAGTCGCATACCACCATATGGAGTGCCGGGATCCAAGGGATACTTGGAGAATGGTCGTCATTATCGAGACAAtcctcataaatatttactatacaaGCCTTCGATTAGTCAGCTGCTGGTGTTTCTCGCCAGCGGCTTTAAGGAACTGCCACTGGGTGGTGCTTTACTTTTGTACATGTCAGCGGACGGCTGTTTCTCCACCACCAAGCATCCCGAGGACTGTGAGTAACCTCTCACGTCATATTCAATTCATcgactaatttaattttgatccCTTAGATGGCTATGAGCTGGGTGGCCTGGCCACCAGTGTGAAACGCGATAGCGTCGATGGCGGCGGTTTGTCGTGTCGTGGCAAATCATACAAGGAGAATCATTGTCTCTATCCGGGTGATCTTTATCCGTTTACGCGTCGGCCCAtgttcatcatcatcgatTCGGATAATTCGTTTGTCTTTCAGCACATACCCCGCTACTTTGGCCAGCCGCTGGTCGTCCTCATGTCACCCCAAGATGTGCCGCCCGCATTCCAAggtattttctataatttatcAACTACGATTAgtcttttatttgtattctgTATCTTATAGCTGATGTGCAACATCATGGCTCGCTGTTTACATTATTCCTGCACTCTCCGCTCACGGCGCTCTGCTACATTTGTAATGTCGGTGATGTGCCCATTCATCACTGGGAGCGCTGTCAAACCTATGTGGATCGTTTCATCACCGAGGCCTCGCGTCTCGTCACACGTTGTCGCATCGATGAGATCGAACAGGGCATTGGTTTTATTGGTGAGCTTTCCTTCCATGATTCAATATAAGTCTTTTAGACCCTTCATTTATAAAAGAAGTAAAAAAGGGTCTATTAAGtttgaaatagaaatttacataaaacGTAGAAGAAGATATATCCAACTCTTTGAAGTACATTTACTTTAAATGCTCTTAATTATCGAGTCGATTTGTCACCGTTAGTCTATCCGTCAAGATCTCTATAACAAGTAGACCTTCTAAGTAGTTTACGTTTGTAGCTGTAGGTCTCTAACCTAGTTAGAGTTTTGATATTGACTccaatttcatattaaaaacaactaaaatcatttttc encodes the following:
- the LOC133843016 gene encoding protein SCAI isoform X1, producing the protein MVKMESTEEQDRKLVLEFCHLLEKSKQLFNGLRDLPQYGHRQWQAYFGRTFDVYTKLWKFQQQHRMVLDSKYGLKRWQIGEIASKIGQLYYHYYLRTSETNYLNEAYQFYAAIRGRAYYSRAAKEDRPDLMVKKLRYYARFIVVCLLLKKMKLVRELVTELEKQIQEYTNTYEPEDHLEWSLVLEEIKGFIKAEAAVAVLHADSNPIILSHSGSGSRLSPLTTPPCERSPHMTLSLQEILIVGSACEQAKFSELTMDMFRMLQTLEREPTESATNPLSMSHGLHGHDASPAASRIPPYGVPGSKGYLENGRHYRDNPHKYLLYKPSISQLLVFLASGFKELPLGGALLLYMSADGCFSTTKHPEDYGYELGGLATSVKRDSVDGGGLSCRGKSYKENHCLYPGDLYPFTRRPMFIIIDSDNSFVFQHIPRYFGQPLVVLMSPQDVPPAFQADVQHHGSLFTLFLHSPLTALCYICNVGDVPIHHWERCQTYVDRFITEASRLVTRCRIDEIEQGIGFIDSSYVQFFGDDFLRTLILRFVFCDVVLRLHRGFRGRHMRPRCEPQLPANELLEHPSLSHIIFQLASALDVRGHFSEGPECD
- the LOC133843016 gene encoding protein SCAI isoform X4, which produces MVKMESTEEQDRKLVLEFCHLLEKSKQLFNGLRDLPQYGHRQWQAYFGRTFDVYTKLWKFQQQHRMVLDSKYGLKRWQIGEIASKIGQLYYHYYLRTSETNYLNEAYQFYAAIRGRAYYSRAAKEDRPDLMVKKLRYYARFIVVCLLLKKMKLVRELVTELEKQIQDYEPEDHLEWSLVLEEIKGFIKAEAAVAVLHADSNPIILSHRLSPLTTPPCERSPHMTLSLQEILIVGSACEQAKFSELTMDMFRMLQTLEREPTESATNPLSMSHGLHGHDASPAASRIPPYGVPGSKGYLENGRHYRDNPHKYLLYKPSISQLLVFLASGFKELPLGGALLLYMSADGCFSTTKHPEDYGYELGGLATSVKRDSVDGGGLSCRGKSYKENHCLYPGDLYPFTRRPMFIIIDSDNSFVFQHIPRYFGQPLVVLMSPQDVPPAFQADVQHHGSLFTLFLHSPLTALCYICNVGDVPIHHWERCQTYVDRFITEASRLVTRCRIDEIEQGIGFIDSSYVQFFGDDFLRTLILRFVFCDVVLRLHRGFRGRHMRPRCEPQLPANELLEHPSLSHIIFQLASALDVRGHFSEGPECD
- the LOC133843016 gene encoding protein SCAI isoform X2 is translated as MVKMESTEEQDRKLVLEFCHLLEKSKQLFNGLRDLPQYGHRQWQAYFGRTFDVYTKLWKFQQQHRMVLDSKYGLKRWQIGEIASKIGQLYYHYYLRTSETNYLNEAYQFYAAIRGRAYYSRAAKEDRPDLMVKKLRYYARFIVVCLLLKKMKLVRELVTELEKQIQDYEPEDHLEWSLVLEEIKGFIKAEAAVAVLHADSNPIILSHSGSGSRLSPLTTPPCERSPHMTLSLQEILIVGSACEQAKFSELTMDMFRMLQTLEREPTESATNPLSMSHGLHGHDASPAASRIPPYGVPGSKGYLENGRHYRDNPHKYLLYKPSISQLLVFLASGFKELPLGGALLLYMSADGCFSTTKHPEDYGYELGGLATSVKRDSVDGGGLSCRGKSYKENHCLYPGDLYPFTRRPMFIIIDSDNSFVFQHIPRYFGQPLVVLMSPQDVPPAFQADVQHHGSLFTLFLHSPLTALCYICNVGDVPIHHWERCQTYVDRFITEASRLVTRCRIDEIEQGIGFIDSSYVQFFGDDFLRTLILRFVFCDVVLRLHRGFRGRHMRPRCEPQLPANELLEHPSLSHIIFQLASALDVRGHFSEGPECD
- the LOC133843016 gene encoding protein SCAI isoform X3, with the translated sequence MVKMESTEEQDRKLVLEFCHLLEKSKQLFNGLRDLPQYGHRQWQAYFGRTFDVYTKLWKFQQQHRMVLDSKYGLKRWQIGEIASKIGQLYYHYYLRTSETNYLNEAYQFYAAIRGRAYYSRAAKEDRPDLMVKKLRYYARFIVVCLLLKKMKLVRELVTELEKQIQEYTNTYEPEDHLEWSLVLEEIKGFIKAEAAVAVLHADSNPIILSHRLSPLTTPPCERSPHMTLSLQEILIVGSACEQAKFSELTMDMFRMLQTLEREPTESATNPLSMSHGLHGHDASPAASRIPPYGVPGSKGYLENGRHYRDNPHKYLLYKPSISQLLVFLASGFKELPLGGALLLYMSADGCFSTTKHPEDYGYELGGLATSVKRDSVDGGGLSCRGKSYKENHCLYPGDLYPFTRRPMFIIIDSDNSFVFQHIPRYFGQPLVVLMSPQDVPPAFQADVQHHGSLFTLFLHSPLTALCYICNVGDVPIHHWERCQTYVDRFITEASRLVTRCRIDEIEQGIGFIDSSYVQFFGDDFLRTLILRFVFCDVVLRLHRGFRGRHMRPRCEPQLPANELLEHPSLSHIIFQLASALDVRGHFSEGPECD